Proteins encoded within one genomic window of Chlorobaculum sp. MV4-Y:
- a CDS encoding Flp family type IVb pilin yields MEEKIMLNMIVYTLMAALNKLFPVKSQKGVTMIEYALIAALIAVAVIAVLVTVGSSLNNIFSYIGSKLTT; encoded by the coding sequence ATGGAGGAAAAAATCATGCTAAACATGATCGTTTACACGTTGATGGCGGCTTTGAACAAGCTCTTCCCCGTCAAGTCACAAAAAGGTGTCACCATGATTGAGTACGCCTTGATTGCCGCTCTGATTGCTGTGGCGGTGATTGCGGTTCTTGTGACTGTTGGATCGAGCCTGAACAATATTTTCAGCTATATCGGTAGCAAGCTCACGACGTAA
- the cpaB gene encoding Flp pilus assembly protein CpaB — protein sequence MKRPIFVVIALVLGAMTAFIAARMMSGPQASGPSVVIVEQPIDAGKPILGEQIKAISWSGSVVPQEAFSRTADVVGRIALVSMIPGEPVLPGKLAPTGATGGLSSIIPKGKRAISVRVNDVVGVAGFALPGSYVDVLVSGRDVSGQPFSRIVLSRVKVLAVEQDTVAEKDKPKVVNAVTLELSPQESEKLDLARNIGALSLVLRNELDTTVVNSVGTRLPDVVYPQRGVATKFSQPAQAAPSQALQAAPPRASQASPARQYRGTEEIRGISRQQATTP from the coding sequence GTGAAACGACCAATCTTTGTTGTCATCGCACTCGTTTTGGGTGCGATGACAGCTTTTATCGCAGCTCGCATGATGAGCGGTCCTCAAGCTTCAGGGCCCAGTGTTGTCATCGTTGAGCAGCCTATCGACGCCGGCAAGCCTATTTTGGGCGAACAAATCAAGGCTATCAGTTGGTCAGGTTCGGTTGTGCCGCAAGAGGCATTCAGCCGGACTGCGGATGTGGTTGGCCGAATTGCTCTTGTCTCCATGATCCCTGGTGAGCCTGTTCTGCCTGGCAAGCTTGCTCCAACTGGTGCGACCGGCGGGCTATCCTCGATAATCCCGAAAGGCAAGCGCGCCATTAGCGTTCGTGTGAATGATGTGGTCGGGGTTGCCGGATTTGCCCTGCCCGGCAGTTATGTGGATGTTCTGGTCAGCGGCAGAGACGTCAGCGGCCAGCCGTTTTCCCGAATAGTGCTGTCGCGAGTCAAGGTATTGGCTGTGGAACAGGATACCGTTGCGGAAAAAGACAAGCCGAAAGTTGTTAATGCGGTGACTCTTGAGCTTTCACCGCAAGAATCAGAAAAACTTGATCTGGCCCGTAATATCGGCGCGCTTTCCCTGGTTCTACGCAACGAACTTGACACCACCGTAGTAAACTCTGTGGGCACCCGTCTGCCTGATGTTGTCTATCCGCAGCGTGGTGTTGCAACCAAGTTTTCGCAGCCTGCACAGGCAGCGCCTTCTCAAGCTCTGCAAGCAGCGCCTCCGCGAGCTTCACAAGCTTCACCTGCGCGTCAATACCGTGGAACCGAAGAAATTCGCGGCATCAGCCGCCAACAAGCTACCACACCATAA
- a CDS encoding type II and III secretion system protein family protein: MDMNLTCVKHLACGMSALVALSGAVPVVVLASPAPVVAVAAPAPIAKKATPVPAKQVAPAPVAKTAAPAPVTTKTTPAPVAKKVYRKPAAKRYSRVRVMDFSAYTPSSYSVPEGESRVYRLAAPAKRVAVGDPAIADFIMISPSEIYLSGKKTGATNLIVWGKNGNSTTAPLVVSRNVKTIQDLLRAVLPKEHDIQLYSSGDALVLAGSVSNALAAETAIRLVKTFLGGTVPDVTPEATLTSKSEAATGTSGGTSISGMTGVSSASGTTGTATVASSGIRGFINLLKIRDPQQVRLEVRIAEVSKAYIESLGFSWTQGVGSTAGSSLMTGFVSNATLNLLLNNSGNLKVEADRKKTWIKMLAEPTIVAMSGQEGYFLVGGKIYTPTPTGNGAVDYQERTYGVGLRFTPTVLDAGRISLKVAPEVSEPDSQFQSAGSQFNLPAFKVSAASTTVEMNEGQNLVIGGLLKDNLTETIQAVPLLGQLPLLGALFRHTSMDSEKVEVIVIVHPTLVKATDIAPEIPTFVPPGPNRLFLEGKLQGSK; this comes from the coding sequence ATGGACATGAATTTGACATGCGTAAAGCATCTGGCCTGCGGGATGAGTGCCCTTGTGGCACTTTCTGGCGCAGTTCCCGTGGTTGTACTGGCCTCTCCAGCCCCTGTGGTTGCAGTGGCCGCACCGGCACCCATAGCTAAAAAAGCTACTCCTGTACCCGCAAAACAGGTCGCACCGGCACCCGTAGCCAAAACAGCTGCTCCTGCGCCTGTAACCACCAAAACCACTCCTGCACCTGTGGCAAAAAAGGTCTATCGGAAACCTGCGGCCAAAAGGTACTCACGCGTACGCGTGATGGATTTTTCTGCATACACACCTTCGAGCTATTCTGTTCCTGAAGGTGAATCGAGGGTCTACCGGCTTGCTGCGCCAGCCAAACGTGTTGCTGTGGGGGACCCTGCCATTGCAGATTTTATTATGATCAGCCCCTCAGAAATCTATCTGTCGGGCAAAAAAACAGGTGCTACCAATCTTATTGTCTGGGGCAAAAACGGCAACTCCACCACTGCTCCACTGGTCGTCAGCCGTAATGTCAAAACCATACAGGACCTGTTGAGAGCTGTTTTGCCGAAAGAGCACGATATTCAGCTATACTCATCGGGGGATGCCTTGGTGTTGGCTGGTTCCGTTTCCAACGCTTTGGCTGCTGAAACCGCTATCCGCCTGGTAAAAACCTTTTTGGGGGGCACTGTTCCGGATGTCACCCCAGAAGCCACCCTGACCAGTAAAAGTGAGGCCGCCACAGGCACATCGGGGGGAACCAGCATATCCGGCATGACCGGAGTATCAAGCGCTTCAGGTACGACTGGCACCGCCACTGTAGCGTCATCTGGCATTCGTGGTTTTATCAACCTTCTCAAAATACGCGACCCGCAGCAGGTCCGCCTCGAAGTCCGCATTGCTGAAGTTTCGAAGGCCTACATCGAGAGTCTGGGTTTTAGCTGGACGCAAGGTGTGGGTAGCACCGCAGGTAGTAGCCTTATGACAGGGTTTGTCAGCAACGCTACGCTCAACCTTCTCCTGAATAATAGCGGAAATCTTAAGGTTGAAGCAGATCGCAAAAAAACCTGGATTAAAATGCTGGCTGAACCCACCATTGTCGCCATGAGTGGTCAGGAAGGGTACTTCCTGGTTGGAGGCAAAATTTATACGCCTACCCCAACAGGAAACGGAGCAGTTGACTATCAGGAACGGACCTATGGTGTAGGGTTGCGATTTACTCCTACCGTGCTGGACGCAGGCCGTATTTCGCTCAAGGTTGCCCCCGAGGTCTCTGAGCCCGACTCGCAATTTCAATCTGCAGGGAGCCAATTTAATTTGCCCGCCTTTAAAGTCAGCGCGGCTTCAACCACAGTTGAAATGAACGAGGGACAGAACCTTGTTATCGGCGGCCTTCTGAAAGACAATCTTACCGAAACAATCCAGGCCGTGCCTTTACTGGGTCAACTTCCTCTGCTCGGCGCCCTGTTCCGTCACACTTCGATGGATTCTGAAAAAGTTGAGGTCATCGTCATTGTTCACCCGACACTGGTTAAAGCCACCGATATCGCGCCGGAGATTCCAACATTTGTTCCTCCAGGTCCAAACAGGCTTTTCCTCGAAGGAAAACTTCAAGGCTCAAAATAA
- a CDS encoding TadE/TadG family type IV pilus assembly protein, with protein sequence MNRMRTNIAMLRAPASEHTQTQKGAVMVEFAFILPIFLLLLFGVITFSVALYNRTVLCLAVREGARMGALYDANNYDSNGNFVSSNVITKANAAAMQVLNNDLVTFGPGMNPTATTSVSGAAGQRTVTVTANINYTGLYIFSNALSLSATTIMRLEED encoded by the coding sequence ATGAACAGGATGCGCACAAATATCGCCATGCTCCGGGCACCGGCTTCGGAGCATACTCAAACCCAGAAGGGTGCTGTGATGGTAGAATTTGCGTTCATCCTGCCTATTTTTTTGCTTCTCCTTTTTGGGGTGATAACTTTTTCTGTAGCCCTTTACAACAGAACCGTGCTTTGCCTGGCAGTCCGTGAGGGTGCGCGTATGGGAGCCTTGTACGATGCGAACAACTACGACAGCAACGGCAATTTTGTTTCCAGTAACGTCATCACCAAAGCAAACGCCGCGGCTATGCAGGTCTTAAACAACGACCTTGTCACTTTTGGGCCGGGCATGAATCCAACTGCCACTACCTCTGTTTCGGGTGCTGCGGGCCAGAGGACGGTTACTGTAACGGCCAACATCAATTATACCGGGCTCTACATTTTTTCGAATGCGTTATCATTGTCAGCCACAACCATAATGAGACTTGAGGAGGATTGA
- a CDS encoding pilus assembly protein TadG-related protein, protein MARLRYNKRLNGQRGIVTILFALVLVVLLGFIALAIDLTRLHLVKVELQNAADAAALAGAGSLIGPGTVSPSYNWTAAYSKAWELARVNSADGKTIAQNQNATVQVVSNNSYWNLRNPDGTLHTYTVPPTGYVPAVQVTITIQHLQLFFAPILGISEGTVNATAIAAVSPPAGATGLFPMAIGSCLFNLYWDSVNNAPKLDPATGQPYDLQFTSVYSGGSGASCTSGQWTSFQTDANNVPFIRNLIQNGNSVPLFIGDKIWIQPGTEATIYDSVPTNVNVAVPVVDNVGDTHSYQTVVAIAGFHITGVVKHGNQSYITGHFINPATLPGLNPGSGTGTPLGAYTPPFLVK, encoded by the coding sequence ATGGCACGTTTACGCTACAACAAACGCCTGAATGGCCAGCGTGGCATTGTGACCATTTTGTTTGCGCTGGTTCTGGTGGTATTGCTTGGCTTTATTGCACTGGCAATTGACCTGACCCGACTCCATTTAGTCAAAGTCGAACTCCAGAACGCCGCCGACGCTGCTGCCTTGGCTGGCGCTGGTTCACTCATCGGCCCTGGAACGGTTAGCCCTAGTTACAATTGGACAGCGGCTTATAGCAAAGCGTGGGAACTTGCACGAGTCAATTCTGCCGATGGCAAGACGATTGCGCAAAATCAGAACGCGACGGTGCAGGTTGTAAGTAACAACAGCTACTGGAACCTTCGTAACCCGGACGGCACTCTGCACACCTACACAGTTCCTCCAACTGGATATGTGCCCGCAGTGCAGGTCACAATTACCATTCAACACCTGCAGTTGTTTTTTGCTCCCATACTTGGTATTTCAGAAGGAACCGTTAACGCCACGGCTATTGCTGCAGTCTCTCCTCCTGCGGGCGCTACGGGCTTGTTCCCCATGGCTATAGGCTCGTGCCTGTTCAACCTTTATTGGGATTCAGTGAATAACGCCCCAAAGCTGGACCCGGCCACAGGACAGCCCTATGATCTCCAGTTCACCAGTGTTTACTCCGGCGGTTCAGGTGCTTCCTGCACATCAGGCCAATGGACCAGTTTTCAGACGGATGCTAACAATGTTCCATTTATAAGGAATCTGATCCAAAACGGTAATAGCGTTCCATTATTCATTGGCGACAAAATCTGGATCCAGCCGGGTACCGAAGCAACCATATACGACTCTGTACCCACCAATGTTAATGTTGCTGTACCGGTTGTTGACAATGTTGGTGACACGCACTCTTACCAGACTGTCGTCGCGATTGCCGGTTTTCATATTACCGGCGTGGTTAAGCATGGAAACCAAAGCTATATTACCGGACATTTCATTAATCCTGCGACCCTTCCAGGCCTCAACCCAGGTTCAGGTACTGGCACGCCGCTTGGCGCTTATACTCCTCCCTTTCTGGTCAAATAA
- a CDS encoding AAA family ATPase: MNIVTYSPQPWDVSDSQLEQGQHQLTRLLGESGEMVRQIKAKNPDIVFIVGFKPTDPRFIRELEKLCLTLPHAAIVVLHPQADPENLMTLMRAGVREVIEDSSEGTLQQVIERAYLRTKGATISQHRVLGFVSSKGGDGGSCLAANLAFALSREPDIHVLAVDISLPFGDLDMYLTGNTHSQDLADISSESDRLDKSLLDTMVLHISPSLDLIASPATFDKIVNIEPERVSDLIHIATNFYDYIIVDFGASIDGVGIWVLEHLDELCIVATPSLQSLRRAGQLLKLCKEFEKPISRIEIILNRADKNSRITSDEIEKVIGRQISKRIPQDDEAMQESLLSGQSVLKVAPKSQLSKTIVDWAAQLNGVSQPKRSIWERLKIK; the protein is encoded by the coding sequence ATGAACATTGTTACGTACTCTCCCCAGCCTTGGGATGTGTCCGATTCGCAACTTGAACAGGGTCAACACCAACTGACTCGACTTTTGGGCGAGTCAGGGGAGATGGTTCGCCAGATCAAGGCAAAAAACCCTGACATTGTGTTTATAGTGGGCTTTAAACCCACCGATCCCCGTTTTATTCGGGAGCTGGAGAAGCTTTGCCTTACGCTGCCACATGCCGCCATCGTAGTGTTGCACCCACAGGCAGATCCCGAAAATTTGATGACGCTTATGCGCGCCGGTGTGCGTGAAGTCATCGAAGATAGCTCCGAAGGAACCCTGCAACAGGTTATCGAAAGGGCTTACCTTCGTACCAAAGGTGCGACCATAAGCCAGCACAGGGTTCTTGGATTTGTCTCTTCTAAGGGGGGGGATGGCGGCTCCTGTTTAGCGGCCAACCTCGCATTTGCGCTCTCTCGTGAGCCAGACATTCATGTGCTGGCGGTAGATATCTCTTTGCCTTTTGGTGATCTTGATATGTATCTCACCGGAAACACCCACAGTCAGGACTTGGCTGACATTTCCAGTGAAAGCGATCGGCTCGACAAGTCGCTGCTCGACACCATGGTGCTGCATATAAGTCCCTCGCTTGACCTCATTGCCTCACCTGCAACGTTCGACAAAATCGTGAATATCGAACCTGAGCGCGTTAGTGATCTCATTCACATTGCTACAAACTTTTACGACTACATTATTGTTGACTTTGGAGCATCTATAGACGGTGTCGGCATTTGGGTTCTCGAGCACCTTGACGAACTCTGCATCGTAGCCACCCCGTCACTCCAATCGCTGCGCCGGGCAGGCCAACTGCTAAAACTCTGTAAAGAGTTTGAAAAACCCATTTCTCGCATCGAAATCATCCTTAACCGAGCTGATAAAAATTCTCGCATCACCAGTGATGAAATAGAAAAAGTTATTGGCAGGCAAATCAGCAAGCGCATTCCTCAGGATGATGAGGCCATGCAGGAATCCCTGTTGTCTGGTCAGTCGGTGCTAAAAGTTGCACCCAAATCCCAGCTTTCCAAAACCATCGTTGACTGGGCCGCTCAACTCAACGGCGTCAGTCAGCCTAAACGCTCGATATGGGAACGCTTAAAGATCAAATAG
- a CDS encoding CpaF family protein, whose product MGTLKDQIARWSLSTKRGADFPLSAPENAEETQKAAAVQVPASFPPSVAKKNKESANGNDYYSTKTKLHQKLLTRIDLNSIESLDADQLRHELGVLLTKLIEEEALPLNHQERSKLVTDLKNEIMGLGPLEPLLADPNISEIMVNGYEHVYVEKKGCISLTDIRFSDDAHLMKIIDKIVSRVGRRIDESSPMADARLPDGSRVNAIIPPLALDGPALTIRRFAVVPLQMHDLIEKNTLTPTMAELLSALVKVKCNIIISGGTGSGKTTLLNILSGYIPQNERIVTIEDTAELQLQQDHVIRLETRPPNIENKGEVTMRALVKNSLRMRPDRIVLGEVRSSEVIDMLQAMNTGHDGSLTTIHANSPRDAMARLENLVGLGGINLPSKALRQLIASSVQFIIQVSRLSDGSRKITHIQEIIGMEGDVITTQEIFFFQRTGTNADGSVRGVFKATGVRPRVYEKIRTFGLNLSEGIFDPDAKD is encoded by the coding sequence ATGGGAACGCTTAAAGATCAAATAGCTCGCTGGAGTCTCTCCACCAAAAGAGGAGCAGATTTCCCTCTCTCAGCCCCCGAAAACGCTGAGGAAACTCAAAAAGCGGCTGCCGTTCAGGTTCCTGCTTCGTTTCCCCCTTCAGTGGCGAAAAAGAACAAGGAATCCGCCAATGGGAACGACTATTACTCGACCAAAACCAAGCTGCACCAGAAGCTGCTCACCCGTATCGATCTCAACTCGATAGAGAGCCTCGATGCCGATCAGTTGCGCCACGAGCTTGGTGTCCTGCTTACCAAGCTGATTGAAGAGGAGGCCCTGCCTCTCAATCATCAGGAGCGCAGCAAACTGGTGACCGACCTCAAAAATGAAATCATGGGTCTTGGGCCTTTGGAGCCATTGCTGGCAGACCCTAACATTTCTGAAATCATGGTTAACGGTTACGAGCATGTCTATGTCGAAAAAAAAGGATGCATTTCCCTGACCGACATTCGCTTCAGCGACGATGCGCACCTCATGAAAATCATAGACAAAATCGTCTCTCGTGTGGGGCGTCGCATCGACGAATCCAGCCCAATGGCTGATGCCCGCCTTCCCGATGGTTCGCGCGTCAACGCCATCATTCCGCCATTGGCTCTCGATGGCCCTGCACTTACCATCAGGCGCTTTGCGGTTGTGCCTTTGCAAATGCACGACCTCATTGAAAAAAACACACTCACACCAACCATGGCCGAACTGTTGTCCGCCCTGGTGAAAGTCAAGTGCAACATCATCATCTCCGGCGGTACCGGTTCGGGAAAAACCACGCTGCTCAATATCCTTTCCGGTTATATTCCGCAAAACGAACGTATTGTCACCATCGAAGACACTGCTGAACTTCAGCTCCAGCAGGATCATGTCATCCGCCTGGAGACGCGCCCGCCAAACATTGAAAATAAAGGTGAAGTCACCATGCGCGCACTGGTGAAAAACTCCTTGCGCATGAGGCCTGACCGCATCGTGCTTGGTGAGGTCAGGAGTTCCGAGGTGATCGACATGCTGCAAGCCATGAACACCGGCCACGATGGTTCGCTCACCACCATTCACGCCAACAGCCCGCGGGATGCTATGGCCAGGCTTGAAAACCTGGTGGGACTGGGTGGTATCAACCTGCCCAGCAAGGCTTTGCGTCAGCTTATCGCCTCTTCGGTTCAATTTATCATCCAGGTCTCGCGACTCAGTGATGGTAGTCGTAAGATCACGCATATCCAGGAGATCATCGGCATGGAAGGCGACGTCATTACCACACAGGAAATCTTTTTCTTCCAGCGTACCGGCACTAATGCAGACGGATCAGTGCGGGGAGTGTTCAAAGCCACGGGCGTACGTCCCAGAGTTTATGAAAAAATACGCACTTTCGGGCTCAACCTCAGTGAAGGGATCTTCGACCCCGACGCCAAAGACTAA
- a CDS encoding type II secretion system F family protein gives MSTFLLSLSVFFAVLLIMWLVYWVWFQFFDPNNKSKNQRLKEIQSTIQWGGQAPSSLRTNLEEHALEAWLRSRSRTFEKLVNLVQQSRTSFSAGSVLGLMLALFTVVLLAGLLNKTNILFLLVFAVAIASTPLFWLSRKATKLRMAFDAKLPEALDYISRSLRAGHSLSSAMGMIGKEFPDPLGGEFKTVFDEMNFGIPFKEAFAKLSERVQSNDLSFFVIALMIQHETGGNLAELLDGLAATIRERFKLRGKVRTLSSEGRISALVLGSMPFVFGAIISLINPKYILVLFTTPQGHILLYIAGGLMVFGMYVLNMMVKIKV, from the coding sequence ATGTCCACGTTTTTGTTATCATTATCTGTTTTTTTTGCGGTTCTGCTGATCATGTGGTTGGTGTATTGGGTTTGGTTCCAGTTTTTCGATCCCAATAACAAATCAAAAAATCAGAGACTGAAGGAGATACAGAGCACTATTCAGTGGGGCGGGCAAGCTCCGAGCAGCTTGCGAACGAACCTTGAGGAGCATGCACTTGAAGCGTGGTTACGTTCACGATCCAGAACATTTGAGAAACTTGTTAACCTTGTTCAGCAATCTCGCACCTCTTTCAGTGCAGGGAGTGTCCTTGGTCTTATGCTTGCCTTGTTTACGGTAGTGTTGCTGGCTGGTCTTCTGAACAAAACCAACATCCTGTTTCTACTGGTGTTTGCTGTTGCTATCGCCAGCACGCCTCTTTTCTGGTTATCCCGAAAGGCCACGAAGCTGCGCATGGCCTTCGACGCAAAACTCCCCGAAGCGCTTGACTACATCTCGCGCTCACTGCGTGCCGGCCATAGTCTTTCCTCGGCCATGGGCATGATTGGCAAGGAGTTCCCCGATCCCTTGGGTGGGGAATTCAAAACCGTTTTCGATGAAATGAACTTCGGTATCCCATTCAAAGAAGCCTTCGCCAAGCTTTCTGAGCGCGTTCAGAGCAACGATCTCAGTTTCTTTGTCATCGCTCTCATGATACAGCACGAAACCGGCGGCAACCTTGCCGAGCTGCTCGACGGGTTGGCCGCAACCATCCGCGAACGCTTCAAACTGCGTGGTAAAGTTCGCACCCTCTCATCCGAAGGCCGCATATCAGCCCTGGTTCTCGGCAGTATGCCATTTGTGTTTGGCGCTATTATCTCTCTCATAAACCCGAAATACATTCTGGTGCTTTTTACCACTCCCCAGGGCCACATCCTCCTCTACATTGCGGGCGGTCTTATGGTTTTTGGCATGTATGTGCTCAATATGATGGTTAAGATCAAGGTTTAA
- a CDS encoding type II secretion system F family protein: MAKVIDILSKLSLPEEGWQNSIVRTRFLQAGIRNKNAPLYYYAVKTLLTFVLPVVVFLFLRFTQPKLPFILLLLFVLLTAAAGYYLPEIVMSFITKKRIERMRNSLPDMLELMVVCTESGMSIDAAIARISQEMARTNPDLAQEFYLSGLEMRAGATRIEALRNLALRTSLEELHDLVSMLIQAEKFGTSMAESLRVQSEVMRTKRIQRAEELAAKIPVKLVLPLGLFIFPTLLIVMLGPAIIQLIDVLKHK; this comes from the coding sequence GTGGCTAAGGTCATCGATATTCTCTCAAAACTTTCGCTCCCGGAAGAGGGCTGGCAAAACTCAATCGTTCGGACCAGGTTTTTGCAGGCAGGTATTCGCAACAAAAACGCGCCTCTATACTACTATGCCGTTAAAACTCTGCTCACATTTGTGCTGCCGGTGGTGGTGTTTTTGTTCTTGCGTTTCACCCAACCCAAGCTCCCGTTTATTCTTCTCCTGCTTTTCGTGCTGCTCACAGCTGCGGCAGGCTATTACTTGCCCGAAATAGTGATGAGCTTTATCACGAAAAAACGTATCGAACGCATGCGCAACAGCCTGCCCGACATGCTGGAACTCATGGTTGTCTGCACCGAGTCAGGCATGAGTATCGACGCAGCCATAGCCCGTATATCTCAGGAAATGGCCCGAACCAACCCCGACCTTGCTCAGGAGTTTTATCTTTCGGGTCTTGAAATGCGCGCCGGTGCTACCCGCATCGAAGCATTGCGCAACCTGGCACTGCGCACATCCCTTGAAGAACTGCATGACCTTGTTTCCATGCTCATACAGGCTGAAAAATTTGGTACCAGCATGGCAGAATCGTTACGTGTGCAGTCAGAAGTGATGCGCACAAAACGTATTCAGCGTGCCGAGGAGCTTGCCGCCAAAATTCCCGTCAAACTGGTGCTGCCGCTCGGCCTGTTTATTTTTCCGACACTTTTGATCGTGATGCTGGGGCCGGCAATCATTCAGTTGATTGATGTTTTGAAACATAAGTGA